The nucleotide sequence TGGATTTATGGCTCCGAAAAACTCGGCGATTGTTCAACGTCATCCTGACTGGATTGCTCAAACTCGAAAAGGGGAAAAAGCCTTAAATCATTTCAGAAATACTGAGGATGTTTCCTATCAAACAAAGATCAAAAACTGGATTGTTAATCAAATTTTAGAATGGATGACCATTAAAAATGTCTGGTTAAATCCGTTACATCCCGAAGTCCAACAATTTATTGAAGATTTAATTTTAGAAGTTGTAATGAAATATAATATTGATGGAATTCAACTCGATGATCATTTTGGTCTTCCTGTTGAATTTGGTTATGATGAGTATACAATTCAACTTTATCAACAAGAACATAATAATCAATTACCCCCTAACAATCCTTACAATCAAGAATGGCGAAATTGGAGAGCGAACAAAATTACTGAGTTAGTTCAAAGAATTGTCAAAAGTGTTAAAGAAGTTAAACCCGATTGTATGATTTCTTTATCCCCGAACTCTTATGAATATACTTACGAAATGTATTTACAAGATTGGTTAACTTGGGTCAATCAAGGATTAGTCGATGACATTGTTTTGCAAGTTTATCGAGATAGTATGGTAAAATTTATTTCAGAATTAGATCATGAATCTGTACAAATAGCACGGCGGAAAGTCCCGGTAATTATTGGATTATTAAGTGGAACATTACGCCATCCTGTACCAATGGAACAAATAGAAAAACAAATGAAAGTTGTGCGCGATCGCGGTTTTGATGGAGTCTCGTTTTTCTATTGGGAAACTCTGTGGAGTTACTTTACTCCCGACTCTCCCCGACATCGACGTCAAATTTTTAAAGAGTTGTTTGGTAATATCTAACCAGGTAGGGCGAAGTATTTACCCCTATAAAAATTGTAAAAACTTTCACGTATTCATTTTATCTTATGTTAGAAATTCTTCTCCTTTGCTTAATGTCTGTGATTTTAGGAATCCTGATGGGTCGGAGTTTAGCAGAGCGAGGATTAACCGCTAGTAATGCTTTAGAAAAGCATCAAAAAACGGTATATATGATTTTAACTGTAATCACATTTTTGGTCGGAATTTTCTTGATATTAGGGTATTTAAAATTAACAAAGTTAATTCCTACATTTCTATTATTATGGCTCGGAGCGCATTTAACTGATTTAAGTTTAGGGATTGGCTTTTTAGGATTAGGATTATTAGTGGGATTAGAGTTACCAGGATGGAATAATCCTCAGCGACGCTATCAACTGATTAGTGTTGTGGTTTTACTCAGTTTACCATTATTTTTATTAGTTCATGAAACCTTACCCATTACAGGGCTCTTAGGCGAACCGTTAGAGGTGGATAATGTCGTATTACAAACAACGCCCTACACCTGCGCCCCTGCTACCATTGCCACATTAGGACGTTGGGTAGGAAAACATCCACAATTAACAGAAAAAGATGTCGTTAAAATAGCAGGAACTAATCGTTTTGGAACCAGTACGTTAGATGAAATTCGGGCAATGCGTCGATTAGGATTAATGCCAAACTATCAGAATAATTTAACCTTAAATGATTTAATTTCTCAAGGAAAACCCGCTTTGTTACAAGTCAATGAACCTGTCGGAGAAACAACTATTTCCCATGCAATCGCACTTTTAGAAATAAATTCTAAACAACATACTTTAACTTTAGCAAATCCTCTCTATGGAAAACAAGTTAAATTATTTGAACAGATGCAAGGATATTGGACAGGGACAGCAACTTTTGTCAATTAAAATCAAACAGTTTTCAGCAAAAACCCAGCCCCTTTGACGAAACTCCCAATTCTCCTCGATATCGACGAAAAAGTTTTCAAACCTTATTTTCAAATTAAGCTAAAATTAGGAGGAGGAATTCAATGTTTTCTCAGCATCAATAATATGAATATCAACTCCTTTGAGATATTTTAATAATTGCTGAACGGGTGATCCTTTCCAAAACAATTCCCAGCGAGATTTGCGCGTATGTCCGAGAACAACTTGAGTGATATGATATTGGTGAGCAACTTGAGCGATCGCTTCCGAGACATTATAACTTTTCACCCTAAGAAACTCTCCCCCAAACTCTTGAATTAAATCTTGACAAGTTTCTAACAATAAACTTTCTTCCTTGGTTAAAAAACGTTCTGGATTTTCCACATATAACCCATATAAACGAGCTTTCATTACATTCGCTAAACGCAATCCTCGCCTCAAAAGTTGGGGTGAATTTTGATAAGTAGAAATACAAACTAAAACTCGCTCATGAACATTACAAAATAAAGCTTTTTCAGTCGTTTCTGCGGATTCTTCAATATTATCAGCAACTTCGCGTAAAGCCAACTCTCGCAACGCCACTAAATGACGACGTTGAAAGAAATTTTGTAACGCTTGTTCTATTTTTTCAGGTGCATATATTTTACCCTCTTTTAAGCGTTCTTGTAATGTTTCTGGGGTAACATCAATCACCACAACTTGTGTTGCTTCATCCAAAAGACGATCAGGAATGCGTTCTCGAACCACAACCCCCGTAATTTTTGCAACTAAATCATTTAAACTTTCTAAATGTTGAATATTCACGGTTGAATAGACATCAATTCCATGATTGAGAATAATTTCTACATCTTGATAACGCTTTTCTTTAAGAGAACCTGGAACATTAGTATGAGCTAATTCATCTACTAAAACCAATTGAGGTTGACGAGATAAAATCGCATCGGTATCCATTTCCCATAACGTTATCCCTTGATGAAAAACAGATCTTTTAGGAATCAGTTCTAAACCAATCGCTTTTTCTGCGGTTTCTTCTCGTCCATGGGTTTCTAATAACCCAATTACAACATCAATTCCTTCTGCTTTTAATTGATGTCCTTCTTCTAACATTCGATAGGTTTTACCGACCCCAGGAGACATCCCAATAAAAATTTTATGTTTCCCTTGATTTCGAGAGGAGGTTTGATAATCAGATTCAGGGGAATTTTTTTGAGTCTCAATTTCACTGCTATTAATCATCGTTAATTGGATAGGTTATCTAAATCTAAATTAACTTTCAGAACATTAACTCCCGGTTCTCCAAAAATTCCTAAAAATCGATGTTCAGTATTTTTATTAACGAGAATTTCCACTTGATTAGGATTCAAAGAACGCGCATTAGCGACTCGTTGAATTTGGGCGTTTGCGGCTTGAATACTAATATGAGGGTCTAACCCTGAACCCGATGAATAAACTAAATCCGCCGTTGGAATAATATTATTAAATTGGAGTTGATCAATTCGTGCTGTTACTTTTTTTAACAAATCGGGATTACTGGGTGCTAAATTACTTCCTCCTGAAATTCCCGTTGCTAAACCATCGTTAACCGGACTATAATCAACGCTACTTGGACGGGATATAAAATAACGATTGGAGGTAAAATTTTGACCGATTAAAGCCGAACCAATAATCTCTCCTTGCGGATTTTTGATCAAACTTCCATTGGCTTGAAAGGGGAAAATTGATTGACCGATTATTAGAATCAAAACGGGGTATAAAATAGCCGTTAAAACCCATAAAACTAGGGTAGTGCGGATGGCTGTCAGCAAATCTCTAAACATAGTATATTTTGAATTTGAAAGTACATTTTTTGAGAATTTGATTGAGTTTTAAAACCGTTCAGGTTGTAAAATTACAGCCAATAAATAGAAAGCAATGGCTATCGTTACTAAAATTAAAATTCCAATAGCCCAAGCTGCTTTGCGAGTTATTTCTTCTCCTGTTGCTGCATAAATAATGGGAGCAAAGATTAAATTAGAGGATAACAAAAAAAACAAAGACAGGGGTAAAAGGTTACTTTTGGTTTTGATTAAGGAAATTATTCCTTTGACTTCACGGGGTAATATTGAATTAAAATCATCTAATGTTTTCATTTTTTACTCCAATTTTTTTAGCTGTAAAAACCTGGTTGATTGTTATGTTAAACCAATAACAGCGATGATGCTATCAATCAGTTTAATTCCAATAAAAGGTGCAATGATTCCTCCTAATCCATAAATCAAAATGTTTTCTCGAAGTAATTGATTAGCACTAACGGGACGAAACTTAACTCCTTTTAAGGCTAAAGGAATTAAAGCAGGGATAATTAAAGCATTATAAATTAGGGCGGATAAAATAGCGGATTGACTACTCGCCAAACCCATAATATTTAAACTGCCAATACCTGCTGATGAAAACATCGCTGGAATGATAGCAAAATATTTGGCAATATCATTAGCAATAGAAAAAGTAGTTAACGCCCCACGAGTAATCAATAATTGCTTACCAATGGTGACTAAATCAATCAACTTTGTAGGATCAGAATCTAAATCAACCATATTCGCTGCTTCCTTTGCAGCTTGAGTTCCAGAATTCATTGCTAATCCAACATTTGCTTGAGCTAAAGCCGGAGCATCATTCGTACCATCCCCCGTCATTGCTACTAATTTACCCTGGGATTGTTCCTTTTGAATCACAGCAATTTTATCCTCTGGAGTGGCTTCTGCAATAAAGTCATCTACCCCCGCTTCTTGAGCAATAACTTCAGCCGTAATCCGATTATCTCCTGTTAACATTACGGTTCTCACTCCCATCCGTCGCAGTTGATCAAAGCGATCTCTAATTCCCGGTTTAATAATATCTTTCAGGTAAATAATTCCATACAATTCACTATCTTTACAAACGGCTAAAGGTGTACCACCCAAACGAGAAATACGCTGATAAGCAATATCTAAATCAGCCGTTAGTTGACCTCCACGAGAACGAACAAACCCTTTAATGGCATCAACTGCACCTTTTCTAACTTCGCTTTTATCGGGTAAGTTTGTACCACTCATGCGAGTTCTAGCAGAAAACTCAATTCCTTCGGCTAATTCTCGATTAAAATTAACCATCGCCCCCATTTTTTCTGCAAGTCTAACAATCGATTTTCCTTCCGGTGTCTCATCAAAAATACTCGCTGCGAGCGCTACTTCAGCAACAGCTTTTGGACTATGACCATTCACCGGAATAAATTCTTCAGCTAGTCGATTTCCTAACGTAATGGTTCCGGTTTTATCTAAGACTAAAGTATTGATATCCCCACAGGCTTCTACAGCCCGTCCCGATGTAGCAACAACATTAAATTGAGCCACCCGATCCATTCCAGCAATGCCAATAGCACTTAATAAACCGCCAATTGTTGTTGGAATTAATGCCACTAATAGGGCAATTAAAATTACAATACTAACCGGAGTTTGAACGTAATTAGCAATGGGTAAAATTGTAGCAACCACAATTAAAAATACTTCAGTTAATACTGCTAATAACACCGTTAATGCAATTTCATTCGGGGTTTTTGTTCGTTCTGCTCCTTCAACTAAAGCAATCATTCGGTCTAAAAATCCTTTCCCCGGTTCCGATGTCACTCGCAAAATTAATTCATCAGAAATAATCCGAGTTCCCCCCGTTACCGAACTAGCAACATCGCTTCCAGGTTCTTTTAAAACCGGGGCAGATTCGCCAGTAATTGCGGATTCATCGACGGAAGCAACTCCCGCAATTACGACCGCATCTACTGGAATCATATCTCCCGCAATAACTTTAATTTGATCTCCTTTTTTTAACGATGTGGAACTAATTTCTTCAATCAAACCATCGGGTAATAATTTTCGGGCGGTGGTTTCGGCTTTCGTAGAACGTAAGGAATCCGCTTGTGCTTTTCCTCGTCCTTCTGCAACAGCTTCGGCAAAATTGGCAAACAGAAGGGTTAACAATAAAATCACGGTGACGAGGAAATTAAAGAAGCGATTATTTTCTCCTTGAATGGTTCCAAATAAGTTAGGATCAAGAACTAATAAGGCTGTGATTATTGTTCCTAACCAAACGACAAACATCACAGGATTTTTAATCATGTATTGCGGATCAAGTTTGCTAAAAGCATCCCGAAATGCCCGTTGATACAGTCCTTTAGTATTGACTTTTTTTTGCTTTTTTTGTTGTCGTTTATTTAAGCGAGTTTGCATCATAAAATTGAAGGGGTATTTGAGCAAGAATAGGGAGATTATTTGAAACTAGCAATTTGAAAGGCTTCCGCCACTGGCCCTAATGCTAAAACAGGTAAGAATGTTAAGGCTCCTAAAATCAAAATCACTCCCGTTGTCACACTGGTAAATAGGAGAGAATTGGTTTTTAATGTGCCAGGAGTTTCGGGAACAGGTTGTTTATTTAATAGACTTTCTGCTAACAGTAATAACGCCACAATTGGAATATAACGTCCGGCTAAAAGCACAACGCTAGTGCTAAGATTCCACCATAAAGTATTATCCCCTAATCCTTCAAATCCTGAACCATTATTCGCGGCGGCGGAAGCATATTCATAAATCACTTGGGAAATGCCATGAAATCCGGGGTTTGAAATCCCTGAAAGTTGAGGATAGGCGAGGGTAATAGCACCAGGAATTAAAATAGCAATGGGATGAACCAGTAAAATGACACTGGCGAGAATAATTTCTCTTTTTTCAATTTTTCGCCCTAAAAATTCTGGGGTTCTACCCACCATTAATCCGGTTAAGAACACCGTTAAAATCAGGAAAATAAATAAGTAGACTGTTCCGGTTCCTTGTCCTCCCCAAACAATTTGTAAAAACAGATTAAATAAGGTAGAAAACCCCCCATTCGGCATGAAAGAATCGAGCATTCCATTCACTGCACCGCACATTGTTCCCGTTGTGGTAACAGCCCAGAATGCTGTTTCTGCCCAACCCAACCGGATTTCTTTTCCTTCTAAATTAGGAGCTTGTTGACCGAGAAAATTATTAACAATTGGGTTTCCTTGAAATTCTCCAAAAGCCGTAATAACGATGAAGCCGAAATAGATTAAAAATACCATTCCAAAGAGTAAGCTGGCTTGTTTTTTGTCTTGGATAAAAATTCCAAAGGTATAAATCAAGGAAGCGGGAATACTAACCATTGCTAAGGTTTCAATTAAGTTAGAAAACCCATTAGGATTTTCATAAGGATGGGCTGAATTGGCTCCAAAAAAACCGCCTCCATTTTCTCCTAATTGTTTAATGATTTCAAAATGAGCAACTGGCCCCCGTGCGATCGCTTGGGTTCCTCCGTCTAAAGGGGTAACAATTTGCGCCCCTGCTAAGGTTTCAGGTACACCTAACGCTAATAAAATGACTGCACCAATTAAGGAAATAGGCAATAAAATTCGAGTAATAAAACGGGTTAAATCAACATAAAAATTCCCTAATGATCTGCCTGTTAATCCTCGAATAAAAGCGATAGAAACGGCTAAACCTGTCGCAGCCGAAGTAAACATTAAAAACCCTAATGCGAGTACCTGGCTGGCATAGCTGAGGGTATTTTCACCGGAATAATGTTGTTGATCCGTATTGGTTAAAAATGAAATGGTTGTATGTAAGGTTAAATCCCAACGCGGAGCATTTAATTGCATTGGGTTTAAGGGTAAAATTCCTTGTAAACTGATAATAAGATAGACAAAAACTCCCATCACTAAGTTAATCAAAAGCATGGCGCGAGCATATTGCCAACCTGTCATATCCCGTTGTAAACGAGCTCCACTGAGGTTATAAACCAGGCGTTCCAGGGGATTTAGTATGGGGTCAAGAAGGGTCTTTTTCCCTAAGAAAATATCAGCGATGTAGGTTCCGAAAACAGGAACAATCGCCACTAATAGTCCTAATGTTAGGGCAATTTGAAAAAATCCTTGCCACATAAATATGATAGAGATTTACATCTGAATTTAATCCTATTATTTTACTTTTTTCCTAAAAAACAATCTAACAAAAAGTAGAATTTTGATCAGAAAATGATATAAACCAAAAATATAAGAGATATGTAGTTACTTCTATCTGAGATTATAAACCTCTTGATATAGATGAGTATAACTAGAGATATATACCAATCATAAAAAATGTAGGGGTGGCGTCCTTACAAACCTAGGCATAAAGAGGGTTGGGAGACCCAACCCCTACGATAAAATATTATATGAAATCCTTAAATGTTTGCTGCACGTTTCCCCAGTAGAGACGTTGCATGCAACGTCTCTACTGGGGGGGGTTAGAGGGATAATTTGTAGCATTTATAATTAGATTTTATATTCCAACCTTTGTCTCGAAGGCGAGGATTGCTATAGGTCACTTTTAACGGTGATTTTAAGCTAGATTAAAAAGAGTAATCAATTGGGAAATAAATTATGATTTTAAAAAATACTTTAAAAATTCATTGGTTAATTTTAGGATTCTTTGCGGTGGTGATTTTATTAGAATATACGACTCCCGCAGACTATGTTTTTGGTTATCTTTATACGATTCCGATTTTACTCGCTCATCCCCGTTTAAATCGGATGATTACGCTACAAGTAACTGTAGTGGCTTGTTTATTAACATTATTCAATTTAGTTTTTCCCCTTGCTGAAATCATCAATTCAGCAACAGTTGCTAATCGAATGATTGCCGTTTTCGCTTTAATTATTACGGGTTGGTTAAGCGATCGCACTCGTCGCTATGAAGAAGCAATTTCTCAACAACAAGCTCAACTCCAAGCTCATCACAAACTAGCCAGTGTTCGAGAAGATTTTGCGTCTACTTTGACCCATGATTTAAAAACACCGCTTTTAGGGGCAATTGAAACGCTAAAATCCTTTCAAAACAGACAGTTTGGTGATATTAATTCGACTCAAGAAAAAGTTCTCGATATGATGTTGCGTTCTCACCAAAATAGCTTACAGTTAGTGCAAACTTTATTGGATGTTTATCGGAATGATACGGAGGGATTAAAACTCAATTTAGAACCGATTAATTTAGTTAACATTGCAGAGGAAGCGATCGCAACTTTAACGGATTTAGCCACAACGCGGCGAATTTATTTAAGTTTAAGTTATCGAAACTCTGATTTTCGGAGATTTGTATGGGTAAAAGGCGATCAACTGCAACTTCAGCGCGTTTTTAGCAATTTATTAATTAATGGGATTAATCATTCTCCCCGTGGGGGTCGGGTTGAGGTGATATTGGAGTCTGAAGCTCATTTTCAAGTGGTGAAAATTTGGGATCAGGGTCTCGGAATAACCCCCGAAGAATTGCCGAATTTGTTTGAGCGATTTTATCAAGGAAATAGCGATCGCCAAGCTCAAGGCTCAGGATTAGGATTATACTTAACTCGACAAATTATTGAAGCCCATGGAGGTATAATTTGGGTAGAAAATAAAATCCCCAATGGAGCGATGTTTTGTTTTCGCCTTCCGGCTTTAGCTCAGGGAGAAATCCAACTGTAACACTTAAATTTTTAAAAAAAGTTATAAAAAAATGCAATCAAACCTATTAAGAGTTTTATTAGTTGAAGATGATGAATTATTCCGTCTAGGACTAAATATTCGTTTGCAAAAAGAAGCAGACATCAAAATTATTGGCGAAGCTACCGATGGAGAAACAGCCGTTGAATTAACAAATCAATATTTACCAGATGTGGTATTATTAGATATAGGCTTACCTGGAATTGGAGGTGTAGAAGCCTGTCGTCAAATCAAACAAAACCACCCTGAAATTCCGATTTTAGTCTTAACTTCTCATTCCCAAAAAAGCCTAATTGAACGATTAATTAAGGCGGGTGCATCCGGGTATTGTTTAAAAGGAATTGAACCTCATTTACTAATTTTAGCCTTACATTCTGTTGCTGCGGGAGCTTCTTGGTGGGATCAAACAGTAACAGCAGAAATTCGGACATTTTTTGAAACGACAGGCTCAGGAGAAACCCAAAATACAGCGATCGCTGATCATGATTTAACCCAAAGAGAACAAGAAATTTTAGCCTTAATTGCTGATGGAAAAACGAATCAAGAAATTGCAAATTTACTTCATATTACATTAGGAACAGTTAGAAGTCATGTTCATGCTATTTTACAAAAGTTAGAAGTGCGCGATCGCACCCAAGCTGCAATTCTAGCGATTCAGAAAGGATTGATTTCTAAACCTTCATGACCCCTAATTTAAGGGTTATAAAATTCAAGTTTTATTAGGTTTAATTCAGTCTATTTTACCTTTATTCAGATTCATCTAAACGCTTTTGCCATTCTGCATCACTTTGATCCAGATTTTTTATTTCCTGTTCTAATAAATCAGTTTCAGTTGTATAAGCTAAATTATCTTGATGAATCACAATTTTTTTAGCAAACTGACCAGCATAATTGAGTTTTTTCTTTAAAATTGAACCCCCCTGAGCTAAAATATTAGCTCTTTTTTCTCGCCTAATATTGCGATTATCAATCTTTTTATTTTTTCCTTGAATCCAAAAATATCGAATCAGAGGAATCGTTAAAAATCCTATACCGTAAATCAATAAAATGGGATAAATAAATTGCACAAACCCTAAAAATCCGGTTAAATATCCAGCAATTTCAGGAGTTTTCAATAAACTTCCCAACATTAATGCGCCAATTAAATTAACCGAACCTAAACCAATTGCTCCTAAAACTTGCCCAGAAGTTGCTAAACTAAAACGCCATTTTTTTTCTTTTAAATAAGCAGGGACAGGCTGAGTTTTGGAGTTTTGCGCTGTGATTTGCAATTCAGGAAAATGATAAATTAATTGTCCTTCTGGACTCACTTCGGGTCGGCCATCAAATCGAGCTAAAATCGGTAACATATAATCTTCATATTCTTGAGCGACTGAACTCCCAATTTCATCTAAATAAGGGGTTATTTGTTCCGCAATAATCGCTCCTTTTTGATTATGAATAACTCTGCCAATCGTTTGCCATCTGCGTTCTTCTAAATTATAATTCGGATTTCCATCTCCAAACATAAAGGAAAAAACAGCTTCCAAAAAATTCATCTTTTTTTTGTCACTGTTCTTAGTTTCATACCGTTGATAATTGTTATTATCCCAAGAAACAAACCACCACCAATCCGATATAAACCAACTAACAGGAAAGAAGCCAACACTGCTATCATTTCCGCCTGAACTATCATTATCCTGACTAGAATTAATTGCAATTAAAATAACAATAATAGCAACAACAATCAGAAGAATTGATGCAATCAAAATAATTCCAAAAGAAATCCGAATCAGGTAAAATAAAACTTTCCAGATTTTTTCCCACCCATCTTGTAATTTTAACCGCCAATATTTATTCCGCAGAATAGCCCGAAAATTTTGGGGAAATGCAAAGGCTATATCTCCTGACTCAGCAACTTGTAAATGACCTCCTGCTTCCGATGCTAGAGCTAGAAGTTCTCGTTGGGCGATATTAACATCAATTCCCGCTTGAGTGGCTACATCGCCACTGGTAACACGATGCCCTAGTTTTTCAACTGCATTGATGATGCTAGGATTAAGAACCATTGGTTTCTCCTACTCAACACTCATCCAATTTCATCAGGGGTGATTTTCTTTGGATAATTCTATTATTACTGTTTTTTTGAAAATTGGGTTACTGTTGTTATAGTAAACTTAAGACAGAAGTAAATAATCGGAAGGTTGTGAAAAAATGTTAACCTTAGAAACCTTGTTTGATGAAGAATTCTATCTTGCCCAATATCCTGATGTTGCTCAAACCATTGAAAGTGGAGAATTTGATACAGCTTTTGATCATTTTATTGAGATAGGTCAAGAATCAGGTTATGAACCTAATGCTATCTTTGATAGTCAATATTATCAGGACACAAACCCTGATTTATCTGCTCAAATAGAAGAAGGATTTCTGACACCTGTTGAACATTTTATTAATTATGGTCAGTTTGAATTGCGTTCTCCGAATCCCTTCTTTGATCCATTCTATTATTTAGAACAATATTCCGATGTCAAAGGTGCTTTTCTGAGAGCAGAAATTAATCCCTTTGAACATTTTTTTCTGTTTGGACAATATGAAGGGCGAAATCCGAGTTTAGCTTTTGATACTAACTTTTATCAAACTCGATATCCTGAAATTATATCAGAATTAGAATCAGGACTATATAACACCTTATTTGAACATTTTTGGCAGCAAGGGTTAGCCGACGGAAGATTAGGAACACCTCCGGCTTTAAAAGACGATCTCACTCAAGCCGTTGATCTTGATATCTTGTTAGGTAATCAAACAATTATTGGCTTAATTACAGATGTTGATCCGGTTGATATTTATCAATTTATTATTCCTAATTTTAAGAGTGATTTTAGTGCGATTATGAATCAAATGAAAGCTAATTTAGATTTAGATTTAATTCAAGATCTGAATGGAAATCAAGCCGTTCAAAGTAATGAAATTATTGCGACTTCTGCGAATTTAAATTTAACCCCAGAATCAATTAAAATTGAGCAATTACCCAGTGGAACCTATTTTCTACGAGTTTCTTCAGTAGAAGGAAACACAAATTATCTCCTAAATTTATCAGCAACTCCTGTTTAGTGAATGAAAAAAAGGTGGGCGAACCCACCCCACAGTTTAATTAAATTCCCTTGGGTTTATAATTATGCCAATCTGTTGCTTTTTCATAGGCATGAGCAACTTCTAATAATCGAGATTCCCCTAACGGTTTCCCAATTAATTGCATTCCAATGGGTAATCCTTGATCATCAAAACCACAGGGAACACTAATTCCGGGTAAACCCGCTAAATTCACAGGAATTGTCATTAAATCCGATAGATACATACTCAACGGGTCAGCCGTTTTTTCACCTGCTTTAAAAGCCGTTGAAGGTGCTGTCGGACAAACTAACACTTCCACCTGACTAAAGGCGCGATCAAAATCTTCCTTAATTAAGGTTCTCACCTTTTGGGCTTTCAAATAATAAGCATCATAATATCCCGCCGATAAAACATAAGTTCCCACCATAATCCGCCGTTTAACTTCCGCCCCAAATCCTTGCGCCCGGGTTTGCTGATACATTTCAATTAAATTCTCTGCATCAGGATGACGGAACCCATATTTCACCCCATCATAACGAGCTAAATTCGCAGAAGCTTCCGAAGGTGCAATCACATAATAAGTCGGTAAACCATACCGGAATCGAGGACAAGAAACAATCTGAATTTCTGCTCCTAATTCCTGTAAAACACTAATGGCTTTCGTTACCGTTTTTTCAACAATTGGATCTAATCCTTCTCCAAAAGTTTCTTTAATCACCCCAATTTTAATTCCGCTTCTGGCTCTTAAAGTCGGTCTAAGGGCGGAAACATAATCAGGAACAGGAAGGTTTAAACTGGTGGCATCTTTCGGGTCATGACCGGCGATCGCTTGTAATAAAATAGCAACATCTTCTACACACCGTCCAAAGGGCCCAATTTGATCCAAAGAAGACGCATAAGCCACTAACCCATACCGAGAGACTA is from Planktothrix sp. FACHB-1365 and encodes:
- the kdpA gene encoding potassium-transporting ATPase subunit KdpA — protein: MWQGFFQIALTLGLLVAIVPVFGTYIADIFLGKKTLLDPILNPLERLVYNLSGARLQRDMTGWQYARAMLLINLVMGVFVYLIISLQGILPLNPMQLNAPRWDLTLHTTISFLTNTDQQHYSGENTLSYASQVLALGFLMFTSAATGLAVSIAFIRGLTGRSLGNFYVDLTRFITRILLPISLIGAVILLALGVPETLAGAQIVTPLDGGTQAIARGPVAHFEIIKQLGENGGGFFGANSAHPYENPNGFSNLIETLAMVSIPASLIYTFGIFIQDKKQASLLFGMVFLIYFGFIVITAFGEFQGNPIVNNFLGQQAPNLEGKEIRLGWAETAFWAVTTTGTMCGAVNGMLDSFMPNGGFSTLFNLFLQIVWGGQGTGTVYLFIFLILTVFLTGLMVGRTPEFLGRKIEKREIILASVILLVHPIAILIPGAITLAYPQLSGISNPGFHGISQVIYEYASAAANNGSGFEGLGDNTLWWNLSTSVVLLAGRYIPIVALLLLAESLLNKQPVPETPGTLKTNSLLFTSVTTGVILILGALTFLPVLALGPVAEAFQIASFK
- a CDS encoding sensor histidine kinase KdpD; the encoded protein is MILKNTLKIHWLILGFFAVVILLEYTTPADYVFGYLYTIPILLAHPRLNRMITLQVTVVACLLTLFNLVFPLAEIINSATVANRMIAVFALIITGWLSDRTRRYEEAISQQQAQLQAHHKLASVREDFASTLTHDLKTPLLGAIETLKSFQNRQFGDINSTQEKVLDMMLRSHQNSLQLVQTLLDVYRNDTEGLKLNLEPINLVNIAEEAIATLTDLATTRRIYLSLSYRNSDFRRFVWVKGDQLQLQRVFSNLLINGINHSPRGGRVEVILESEAHFQVVKIWDQGLGITPEELPNLFERFYQGNSDRQAQGSGLGLYLTRQIIEAHGGIIWVENKIPNGAMFCFRLPALAQGEIQL
- a CDS encoding response regulator transcription factor — its product is MQSNLLRVLLVEDDELFRLGLNIRLQKEADIKIIGEATDGETAVELTNQYLPDVVLLDIGLPGIGGVEACRQIKQNHPEIPILVLTSHSQKSLIERLIKAGASGYCLKGIEPHLLILALHSVAAGASWWDQTVTAEIRTFFETTGSGETQNTAIADHDLTQREQEILALIADGKTNQEIANLLHITLGTVRSHVHAILQKLEVRDRTQAAILAIQKGLISKPS
- a CDS encoding calcium-binding protein, coding for MLTLETLFDEEFYLAQYPDVAQTIESGEFDTAFDHFIEIGQESGYEPNAIFDSQYYQDTNPDLSAQIEEGFLTPVEHFINYGQFELRSPNPFFDPFYYLEQYSDVKGAFLRAEINPFEHFFLFGQYEGRNPSLAFDTNFYQTRYPEIISELESGLYNTLFEHFWQQGLADGRLGTPPALKDDLTQAVDLDILLGNQTIIGLITDVDPVDIYQFIIPNFKSDFSAIMNQMKANLDLDLIQDLNGNQAVQSNEIIATSANLNLTPESIKIEQLPSGTYFLRVSSVEGNTNYLLNLSATPV
- the gatA gene encoding Asp-tRNA(Asn)/Glu-tRNA(Gln) amidotransferase subunit GatA translates to MASIRKLHRQLIKKERSAVEITQEALDRIAQLEPKLKSFLCVTADRALEQARQVDAKIAAGEEIGLLAGIPIAIKDNMCTEGIRTTCGSKILENFIPPYESTVTQKLAAAGAVMVGKTNLDEFAMGSSTENSAYQLTANPWDLERVPGGSSGGSAAAVAAEEAVVSLGSDTGGSIRQPASFCGVVGLKPTYGLVSRYGLVAYASSLDQIGPFGRCVEDVAILLQAIAGHDPKDATSLNLPVPDYVSALRPTLRARSGIKIGVIKETFGEGLDPIVEKTVTKAISVLQELGAEIQIVSCPRFRYGLPTYYVIAPSEASANLARYDGVKYGFRHPDAENLIEMYQQTRAQGFGAEVKRRIMVGTYVLSAGYYDAYYLKAQKVRTLIKEDFDRAFSQVEVLVCPTAPSTAFKAGEKTADPLSMYLSDLMTIPVNLAGLPGISVPCGFDDQGLPIGMQLIGKPLGESRLLEVAHAYEKATDWHNYKPKGI